A window of Sphingorhabdus lacus contains these coding sequences:
- a CDS encoding DsbA family protein produces MNRRFGVILTGLLAIGAFTAGAAIYGRTYAEEPAAKVATVQADVFVRAHSPIIGPKTAPVTIVEFFDPSCEACRAFYPGVKQILAAYPNDVRLVLRYLPLHQGSAEAIGILEAARAQGVLEPVMSALLEAQPAWHDGNMASAWVAAEAAGLDVEKAKAMPMTGAKAIMEADMVDANSLAVKGTPSFFVNGKPLAEFGPEQLYAQVRAEVEALRSATQQ; encoded by the coding sequence ATGAATAGACGTTTTGGAGTTATACTAACTGGCTTGCTGGCCATTGGCGCGTTTACCGCCGGGGCAGCCATTTACGGCCGTACATATGCCGAAGAACCTGCTGCCAAGGTTGCGACTGTGCAAGCGGATGTATTTGTTCGCGCTCACTCGCCGATCATCGGACCCAAGACAGCGCCGGTGACGATTGTAGAATTTTTCGATCCGTCCTGCGAGGCTTGCCGTGCCTTTTATCCGGGAGTTAAACAGATACTGGCCGCCTATCCCAATGATGTCCGTCTCGTGCTTCGCTATCTGCCACTACATCAAGGTTCAGCGGAAGCGATCGGCATTCTGGAAGCCGCTCGCGCACAGGGCGTTCTGGAGCCGGTGATGTCCGCACTCCTTGAAGCGCAGCCTGCGTGGCATGACGGTAACATGGCTAGCGCTTGGGTGGCCGCAGAGGCAGCCGGACTTGACGTTGAAAAGGCCAAGGCGATGCCCATGACCGGTGCTAAAGCCATCATGGAAGCCGATATGGTCGATGCTAACAGCCTCGCGGTGAAGGGAACGCCAAGCTTTTTCGTAAACGGGAAGCCCCTTGCCGAGTTCGGTCCCGAACAACTTTACGCGCAGGTTCGCGCCGAGGTCGAAGCTCTACGAAGCGCAACGCAACAGTGA
- a CDS encoding disulfide bond formation protein B has protein sequence MNPELQRHYSYAWAALFAAWIVALAASLGALFIGEIMGQYPCELCWFQRVFMFSLAIILGIAAFRSDRGVTPYALTLAGAGWVVSFYHALLYFGFAPEKIQPCGSGPSCSDSAMTLFGSVPIPLLSLSAFTAITFFLALVFRRTRS, from the coding sequence ATGAACCCTGAGCTACAACGTCACTACTCATATGCTTGGGCGGCGTTATTTGCTGCCTGGATCGTTGCGCTTGCGGCCAGCCTGGGTGCCCTTTTCATTGGCGAGATCATGGGTCAATATCCGTGCGAGTTGTGCTGGTTTCAGAGAGTTTTTATGTTTTCGCTGGCAATCATACTCGGTATTGCGGCCTTCAGGTCTGATCGCGGTGTGACCCCATATGCCCTCACACTCGCAGGCGCAGGATGGGTCGTTTCCTTCTATCACGCTTTGCTATATTTTGGCTTTGCACCCGAAAAAATCCAGCCATGCGGTTCAGGGCCTTCCTGTTCGGACAGCGCGATGACGCTTTTTGGCAGCGTCCCAATCCCGCTTCTTTCGCTCTCCGCCTTTACAGCCATCACCTTTTTCCTCGCCCTCGTATTTCGGAGAACTCGATCATGA
- a CDS encoding cation diffusion facilitator family transporter, with protein MGAGHNHGDEGHGSPGHSHGEGANTRSLAIALSLTGSFLVAELVGAYWFNSLALLSDAAHMFTDAAALAIALVAVRIGQRSADAQRTYGYRRFEILAAAFNAVLLFVVAGYVLYEGISRFFDPQPVESIGMLAVASLGLVVNLIAMRVLAGGKETSLNMKGAYLEVWADMLGSLGVIAAAIAIWLTGKTWIDPIVAIAIGLWVLPRTWTLLRDTTHILLQGVPRSIDLDKVRASINAVNGVAGVHDLHIWSVAGDDASLTAHLVLQPEATGEVTRKAVAEMLETQFNIHHATLQTETTPCGDAEALHA; from the coding sequence ATGGGCGCTGGACATAATCACGGCGATGAAGGGCATGGGTCTCCTGGCCACAGTCATGGCGAAGGGGCAAACACTCGCAGTTTAGCGATTGCGCTTAGCCTTACCGGCAGCTTTCTTGTCGCAGAGCTTGTTGGCGCATATTGGTTCAACAGCCTCGCGCTGCTGTCTGATGCTGCTCACATGTTCACCGATGCCGCGGCACTCGCCATTGCGCTCGTTGCTGTGCGGATTGGACAGCGGTCTGCAGATGCACAGCGTACCTATGGCTATCGCCGCTTCGAGATATTAGCCGCTGCTTTCAACGCGGTGCTGCTGTTCGTGGTCGCGGGCTACGTGCTGTATGAGGGTATCTCGCGTTTCTTCGACCCGCAGCCGGTGGAATCAATCGGTATGCTGGCGGTTGCTAGCCTCGGACTTGTCGTGAACCTTATCGCCATGCGGGTCTTAGCGGGCGGCAAAGAAACCAGCCTCAACATGAAAGGTGCCTATCTCGAAGTTTGGGCTGACATGCTTGGATCATTGGGGGTAATTGCGGCAGCCATTGCAATCTGGCTCACCGGCAAAACCTGGATCGACCCTATCGTCGCCATCGCCATAGGCTTATGGGTGCTGCCACGCACCTGGACTTTACTGCGCGATACCACTCATATTCTGCTTCAAGGCGTGCCGCGTAGTATCGACCTTGATAAGGTAAGGGCGTCGATCAATGCTGTGAATGGCGTCGCTGGTGTCCACGACTTGCATATTTGGTCGGTGGCCGGAGACGATGCCAGCCTCACTGCGCATCTCGTTCTTCAACCAGAGGCAACGGGTGAAGTGACCCGCAAAGCGGTCGCAGAAATGCTGGAAACGCAATTTAATATCCATCACGCAACGCTTCAAACCGAAACGACGCCGTGCGGCGATGCTGAAGCACTTCATGCCTGA
- a CDS encoding SRPBCC family protein — MKISTEVLITASLSKVWGALVDFPRYRSWHPLVEIEGTAKEGADVEYYYRSNSEAPSGMSMTARITKLEPVREMVLEFGVRGFANIEERYLLLREGTHVRLVHSANLKGLLPFIGARLFRKRLIEKFQLPIDRLSHHLASKKQLPRSARKS, encoded by the coding sequence ATGAAGATTAGCACCGAAGTGCTCATCACCGCCAGCTTGAGTAAGGTATGGGGAGCACTCGTCGATTTTCCGCGCTATCGCAGCTGGCATCCGCTCGTCGAAATCGAAGGAACTGCCAAAGAAGGCGCGGACGTCGAATATTACTATCGCAGTAATTCGGAAGCGCCGAGCGGCATGAGCATGACCGCCAGAATCACAAAGCTTGAACCGGTGCGAGAAATGGTCCTGGAATTCGGTGTACGCGGCTTCGCTAACATCGAAGAGCGGTATCTTTTGCTGCGCGAAGGTACGCATGTGCGGCTTGTTCATTCAGCAAATCTCAAAGGTTTGCTCCCGTTCATTGGCGCGCGCCTGTTCCGAAAGCGGCTCATCGAAAAATTCCAGCTCCCGATCGATAGGCTTTCGCATCATTTAGCGTCGAAAAAGCAATTGCCCCGGTCTGCACGGAAATCATGA